A region of the Apium graveolens cultivar Ventura chromosome 6, ASM990537v1, whole genome shotgun sequence genome:
tattattataattaataaattataaatacttGTTTATTCTGGAGATATGATTTTAATCTATCTCATTAAATATAGAGATTTAAAAAAATGGTGAAATCCGAAATAGTTGATTTATAAATTATAGATTTGTTGGTAATGAGAAAATCCGaaattttaaatttgtaaattAGAGATTTGTTAATAATGGTAAAAAGTTTAAAAAGGAAATGATTTTGTTAAATTTGAAAGTAATGTTTAAAAGTCAAAATGAAATGTttttaaatttgaatttgaattaaTGATAAAAGTATAAATATTAATTAGAGTGATTTAAGGCTGACTCAAGGTGGTTAACATCATGGTTAAGTCTCTGAAAAAGGAAAGAATTTCGTGAATTCTCATTGGTCGAAATTGAAATGGTGACTTCTTATTGGCCGAAAATTATTGGCCGAAAATTATGAGAAAATATATGATTGGCTAACTGTATGGTGTGGTAGACTCAACTTTCTAacttttataaaaaaagattATTAAACTTGTCATTAGTCATTACTAAACTTATGCGTGGAATACTCGGAAATGCTCCCTTCTTttcaatcattttatttacaatttttttcaatttttttaaaataatatggTCGGGACCAAGAAAATATATTACTTCAACGAGTTTATTAATTTATCGGGAGTAAATATGTATTGTGTCCATTATGTTGGGAccggagaaaaatattattttagcgagTTATTTACTTTATTGATTATTATTTCATCGAGGTTCAactataatttcataatttttttcaaatttatttttatgtataAAAATTTGAACAGTATATTTTTAtctaaaagaaaaataaaataaaaatttagataattataatttataaaaaaattaaaatacatgCTGAAATCCAGTTTTCAAGATAAAAAATTGGATGGAATGgaaataaaaacacaaataattgatttcattattttatttatatactACAATTCGCTATAAGTGTATTAGTCACTTTTTATGATCGGATTTTTTGTGCTGTCCATGAGCACCGAATAAAAATTGATATGTCAAATTTTGATTGGTCTTTTTATTATAAATGTTGATGGACCCGTGCATAGAGATGTTCAAAAAATCCGAAACCCGAAATCCGATCCGATCCGGAAAAAATCCTGAAAAGCCTGATTCGGAAAAAAGTCCGGCCCGGTTCGGCCCAGCCCGCGGGCCTTAAATGGGCCTCcttttttctcgaaaatccgACCCAGCCCGAAAAGCCCGGATTTAAAAAAGTTCGGATAAAAGTCCGGATCGAAAAAAACCCAGATAAAAACCTGGTTCGGCCTGGATAAAAGCCCGGGTTTTTCGAAAAGCCCTATTAAAAAActgattttttatataaaatttgaaaatatacaatactttttataatttttaaaataatatatcataatattagaaataattaaagtatatatgattatatatatattatattaaaaataattatttatttcggtgTCTAAACCACTTTATCtaatatatcaagatattattttttctagtatttaaactactcatgattcaagttataaaatattaatatattttttaatatataaataaaaagtcTGGATAAGGCCCGGTTCGGCCCGGCTCGCGAGCCTAAAACGGACCTTATATTTCTTAGGAAGTCCGGCCCGACCCgacccgatttttaaaaaatcccGGCCATATCCGTTTTAAAAAACAACGGACTTTTTAAGGTTGGGATAAAGTCTGGCCCGGTGTGCTTTTAATGCATCTCTATCCTACATTTACATCAATTCTATTAATAAAAACAATACAAATTTATAAAAGTTAGTGCAACGTGTGCCCTAGCTAAACCCTTTTATAATCACCCAAATCCAACTACAACACTTAATTGTGATTAACCCAAATCCGATGAGTCAATCGAGTTTGTAACATTAAATTACTGATGACTCGGTGCTTCTCAAAGATGTATGGCCTTTTTGCTTTGTAGATTGGAATTGCAGCAGCATCAAATTCACCTTCTGGTATGCCACAACTACAAAACCTATTCAACGTCTAATTAATATTTTGGATGACTAAGATATGTACGTATTATTCTAAAAAATCCTTCACGCGGTCGAATTTTAATTATTCCGAAATTAATTAGGATTTGAAGAGCTGTTTGCCCTATATATAATCTTTTTGAGAGTGCAAATAGTAGAGAGCTAGCTAGTTGATTGCATATCAAGCTTTTATCGAACAAACAATTCTGGTTTACAAAATTTTGAGCTTTAGTAAAATCAGCAAATTCACCATCACCGGGCAGACGATTGAGGAGGATATGGAAGCATCAGCAGGTGCGAAAAGGAAGATAATAGTAAGAGAAAAGAGTCAACTGCCTAATGATATAATTCATAATGAGATACTGACTCGAATTCCAGCAAAATCCCTACTGCCAATGCAATTGGTTTGTAAATCCTGGAAAGCACTCTTCTCCGCCTCTACATTCATACAATCTCACCTTGCCCGTCTACACTCTTACCAGGACCTAGATCTTCTTATAGGTCAGAAAAACACCCCTGACTGCGGACTAATCATTATTTCCCCCTCCACTGAAATTAACCTCACTGCAGTGCCCTTGATCTCCGATGTTTTGCTTGGTTCCATTAATGGTTTAGTTTGTATGGCTTCTGGAAAAAAGTTTTGTTTGTGGAACCCTGCTTTGGGTCAATTAAAGGAAGTTCATCTTCAACTTCAGCATCATATAGATCATATAGAATCTAGAAGCTTTCTCGGGTTTAGTTGGGATGATGTGCACAACGATTATAAGGTGGTGATACTCTCCCATGCTTCCAACCCTTCTCTCTTCCAACTTACTATTTACTCCTCTAATTCTGCTAGCTGGACTAAACTAGTCATCTCTGATTCTTTGTTGCCTGATATAAGTATTTCTGGAAGTAGTTGGATAAAGACGCCTTCTACCATTGTGAAAGGACTCCCTTATTGGAGTTGCTCAAACGGTTTGGTTTTGGATGGAAAGAAGAATAAATACATCTCTACATTCAAGTTTGTGGCTGAAACTAATGAGATTAGGTTGTTGCCTAATCTAAATTCTGGAACTATCGGCAGGAAAGAATTCAAACTTGTCAATATCAGGGATTGTCTTTTTGGGATGGTGTACAAAGGAAGGTATGAAGATAATATGGTAGATATCTATTCTTTGGACGAGGAGTCTCATACTGGTGTTTGGAGTAAAATCGATAGCATTGGGCCCATAAATATTTTTGTGGGAAATTTGTCAGTGTCACAGTGTTTTAAGAATGGCGGTGAAATATTAATTGATGGATTTCTATTTGGTTCACTCTGTGTCTATGATCCCGAAACAGGGCTTGTTAAGCGTATGAAGAGCAGAGGTTGTAGCTTGAAAAGGTGTTTTAGTTATATGCCCAGTTTGGTTTGTGTTCAAGGAATGGAGTCGATGCAGGTTCTAAAGAATGGAGTTGTTGTACATAGAGCCCAATTTCATAATATCGCTAAAAAAGCCATTCACATATCAGAATCAAAACTAGGATTATAATTAAGAATACTGATAAAGATCTCTTAGTTTAGTACATCTATAAAGGTATTGTTTCCTTGTGTTTGTGTTGCTTGAAGGTTGTGATTGTGAACCCCTTCCTTCTTTTCCATACCATCCTTTTGTAGGCGATTCTAGGTTAACCTTTTTTTACAGAGATGGTCCAGTGAGTTTTTGAACATCTTTTAATAGTTTTTGAGCTTCTGAAGTCTATGAAGGTTCCTTTTATAAGTAATAGTGGAGTGTAGGCTGGCAAATTCAGCCTTGAATATCTTGCTAATGACTCAATATAGCAAGTCTGTAAGCATTTCAATCATTTGTTTTCTTTTCTCAATATGCATCAACTACTTGCCTCTCTTTGTTACTGAATTTGTAGTTATTGTGTATTGCAACAGTCAGCATGTATAAGTTCTGGTTCTAAGATGCGTTGATCAcaaaattttaaaggtcacaactCACAAGGTTTTGCTGCATGCTAAATTTTATGAGGTTTTATGAAATATTGGGTGGATTTCAGGTGTCCTGACTCATAGTACTTGGTCCAGATTTGTAGTAGCTTGTTTGTGATCTAGGTAGTGTAAACTTTCTCTGAACTTGCGAGTCTTGACCGGTTGATAAATTTATGTGTTATTGGTCTGTTTTTCAAAAGAAAGGCTATGAATAAAACTAGAAAAACTTTTTACTGTCTAATAATTTTAAACTTTTTGTTTGAGCATTTTATCAAACATATAGAGTACATACACTGctatttcatttatttttaacAAGTCAGGTTAAGAAATAACTGTGTGTGTGATTGTGAAAGCATATGCTTGAAATTCCACCAGTGATTCTCCATCTTTTTGTTTGCTTTTAATCTACTGAAAGCTTCAACTAACACTTTCGAGACATAATCTCACAATTTTTCACCCAGCTTTAAAAAAAAATCTCCTTTTCccaaaaattaaataattttaattaggGGTCAAAATTCCTAAATATTTGTGAAAAAAGTCAAAtgacaattatttaaaataaagtgaATATATTATCGGTTATTCTCCCGAAAATAAAACCAGTCGTGTATTATTTTGGAACTTTTTTTTGAAACCATTTTGAAATGCTTAGAGTGCTCACATCCTAGTGCATACATACAAGATATCCTATCATCTCTATTTTCTTTTTAAATTAGTCCTATGTTTTTGACGGTTTGATGAATGCTGGATTCCACATTATCATGTGTAAATTGCTATTTTTagtttaaatattttaattttttaataaatattacaTCATTTTTTAAACAATAAAATAAACATATTAATGAAACTTTACGccaaaatatcaaaattatagcCACACTTCATGGGCCCTGATTACCCATTGCAGTTGGTCAGAATCCCGCTTATTCACTTTAACTTGGCCTTTTCTTACGGCATAATACATGGTCTTCAATGTAATGACCTTTTTTTACTTAAAAAACGTATCTATACTATACAATAATAAACGAAATGAGATACAATTTGGTATGACATTTTTTTGGTTGATTTGGTTATCCATATATATAACCGTCGGATCTTTATAATCAAGTGATCAGGACCGTTAGATTCAAATATTAAAAGAATACACACTCTCGAAGCTCACATGTTCGAATCCCGCCAATaacaatatttatattattatttatacaataCCAAAACTCTCAGGTTCGAACCCGCGAACAaccaatatttatattattatttataaatattctaataagataatgattcaaaaagaaatttattataattttaaataatatagaAATATTAATGAAGACCCGTGCATTGCACGGATTGTAAAACTAGTAATTTTTAATTTGGATGTTTCAGTTTACGCACGAAACAGGAGTACAAGACTCTATCACGTAAACATTTTTATACTTTGTCCTTCCCGTTTTTATTATCCATCGATCAAAATTTACATTTTATTCAATTAAGCCAAATATATTAATAATTACCATTATATAAGTTTTAGATTGCTATATTTATCTTGCTTTTTCTTTTCATTCACATACAATTtactataattattataataCAAGAAAAAAAACTAAATTCAACTGGATAATTATTTATCTTGCATTTCATTTCACATCTGTTTATTCTGATAGTTCTTCTTCTCCTTCAGACAATATCAAACATCTAATTCATCATCTAGCCATTTTGATGAGAACCCTGTCACCAGAAGGAACACCAGAATTCATAAACCACCATCACAACTTAATGACTACATCTGTGATTTTAGTAATTTAGATTTTCAAGAAAATAAACACTTGTGTAATTTTGTTTCTTTTAATCATTTATCTCACTCTATAATAGCATGCAATGCCATACTTACTGAACCTCAAACCTACGAACAATCTTCTAAGGACTATAGGTGGGTTGCAACTATGGACTTAGAGATCAAAGCATTACTTGGACAATGGTCCCTTTATTACCTGGTAAGAAGCCTATAGGTTGTAAATGGGTTTACAAGATCAAACTTAAGTCAGATGGAAGTGTGAAAAAATTTAAGGACATATCGGTATCCAAAGGGTATAATAAACAGTGGGGGATTGATTATAAAGAAACATTTTTTCCTGTGGTCAAGATGACCACTGTTAGATATTTAGTGGATGTTGATAGGGCATAGCAGACCCGGGTATGCTTCAACTTG
Encoded here:
- the LOC141667507 gene encoding putative F-box protein At3g17480, which produces MEASAGAKRKIIVREKSQLPNDIIHNEILTRIPAKSLLPMQLVCKSWKALFSASTFIQSHLARLHSYQDLDLLIGQKNTPDCGLIIISPSTEINLTAVPLISDVLLGSINGLVCMASGKKFCLWNPALGQLKEVHLQLQHHIDHIESRSFLGFSWDDVHNDYKVVILSHASNPSLFQLTIYSSNSASWTKLVISDSLLPDISISGSSWIKTPSTIVKGLPYWSCSNGLVLDGKKNKYISTFKFVAETNEIRLLPNLNSGTIGRKEFKLVNIRDCLFGMVYKGRYEDNMVDIYSLDEESHTGVWSKIDSIGPINIFVGNLSVSQCFKNGGEILIDGFLFGSLCVYDPETGLVKRMKSRGCSLKRCFSYMPSLVCVQGMESMQVLKNGVVVHRAQFHNIAKKAIHISESKLGL